Proteins encoded together in one Luteimonas fraxinea window:
- a CDS encoding ATP-binding protein has protein sequence MEGSELTLRPSAARLLESMRDIGYSFESALADIVDNCISAAATEIRILNDLDPDESPFLAIVDNGRGMRPAELTAAMRHGSRSPREIREAGDLGRFGLGMKTASFSQCRRLTVASRVDGVWAARRWDLDRVIETDDWLLQCLGDAEIAALPMIDQMAGDGTLVLWQKLDRLDAVGSRPEHAYAALNEMFATAQRHLALTFHRFIAPEPRDGVSPVRMTVNEAPVDALDPFARLGEPQSEAHEVEILSHGGSDVVVQAFTLPHQKRLTLTQLAELELGESLVQTQGLYVYRARRLIAGGTWLLDWPEKPNLQSCCGCELMCRLHLMPSGASMCASRACVRRPSSVNDCGHLSAV, from the coding sequence ATGGAAGGCAGTGAACTGACGCTGCGGCCGAGCGCAGCAAGGTTGCTGGAGTCAATGCGGGACATCGGCTACTCCTTTGAGAGTGCCTTGGCTGATATCGTCGACAACTGCATCTCAGCAGCCGCGACTGAGATCCGGATCCTCAACGATCTCGATCCGGATGAAAGCCCGTTTCTCGCCATTGTGGACAACGGCCGAGGCATGAGGCCGGCTGAACTGACTGCCGCCATGCGCCATGGCAGTCGCAGCCCTCGCGAGATCCGTGAGGCTGGCGATCTGGGCCGCTTCGGCTTGGGCATGAAGACTGCCTCGTTCTCTCAGTGCCGACGCCTGACGGTGGCCTCGCGAGTGGATGGTGTCTGGGCGGCTCGCCGCTGGGACCTCGATCGGGTTATAGAGACCGATGATTGGTTGCTCCAGTGCCTCGGGGATGCCGAGATTGCTGCGCTACCGATGATCGACCAGATGGCAGGCGATGGGACACTCGTGCTCTGGCAGAAGCTCGATCGTCTCGACGCCGTAGGCTCTCGGCCCGAGCACGCATATGCGGCTCTCAACGAAATGTTTGCCACTGCACAGCGGCATCTTGCCCTGACCTTCCATCGCTTCATTGCGCCAGAGCCCCGCGATGGAGTGTCTCCTGTGCGGATGACGGTGAACGAAGCGCCGGTCGATGCTCTTGATCCATTCGCCCGCCTCGGCGAGCCCCAGTCGGAGGCGCACGAGGTCGAAATTCTGAGCCACGGCGGAAGCGATGTCGTCGTTCAGGCATTCACGCTTCCCCACCAGAAGCGATTGACCTTGACACAGCTCGCCGAACTTGAACTTGGTGAGAGCCTCGTGCAGACACAGGGGCTCTATGTCTACCGAGCGCGTCGCTTGATTGCCGGGGGCACCTGGCTTTTGGACTGGCCCGAAAAGCCGAACTTACAAAGCTGTTGCGGGTGCGAGTTGATGTGCCGACTTCACTTGATGCCCAGTGGAGCATCGATGTGCGCAAGTCGCGCGTGCGTACGCCGTCCATCATCCGTGAACGACTGCGGCCACTTGTCCGCCGTATGA
- a CDS encoding Z1 domain-containing protein, translating into MPHEQLLGLARTAMAQQAAQTPEQIQDRVRELAALPFLSPPPTQNDIREAAQQIEREFKVVLGSSHTIQATGHRPWLRARKHEIEFRYWDRYRRYLIAEGLGEPVVNKVSEITDTIVDLAGDPKIEGAWSRRGLVVGHVQSGKTANYLGVINKAADAGYRVVILIAGVHNNLRSQTQERVDFGFVGRDSDQLLSKQANAAKVGVGGLAPGFTATAYTSRATDFSRPRAEGLGIPIQNSREPVILVIKKNPAILRNLIDWIRGTSTESGGLTLPMLVIDDEADNASVNTSKDPEAPRTINRLIRELLNLSARNAYIGYTATPFANIFIDPDQETDGQGKDLFPRDFIVGLDAPSNYVGAHDYFLSDDADWLTVDLEGTEDWLPTTHKITWTVEGLHETLIEAIDCFVLSKAIRFLRGQGAKHHSMLVNVSRFTCVQGDVAREIDQHLTGMKASIQNRYALPVEIALRDPSMHSLHKTWQKHYAHADEAWAAIQSELHRAAASMSVVQVNASKQSGKLDYRAHAETGLNVIAVGGNSLSRGFTLEGLTVSYFLRNTQMYDTLLQMGRWFGYRDGFRDLCRLFLREDASDWYGFIAGATDELRDEIRRMELNGLTPMDFGFAVRSHPGTLMITAKDKMRTAKDMVRQVGLANSMVETSVLLSAESSRTGNMAALERVVRAAQSLGPSEATGEERVLPTQIFRSIPTEHVLDFIASFGVHPGLLEMQASPLSDYIRKRGFAEWDIALYSSSRAIGDEVLDVHGIAVGAQKRFVHDRRNALLVSGTKRRVASRGAEKVGLNPLQIREAIKAHGSDINVPDKAYRAQRSRPLLMLHLLRVHHRDPDTKPDTPGAIHAAYGLSFPDLPSGQKEELVTYAANLVAYRELFGNSVDEDDDEEAPADA; encoded by the coding sequence ATGCCTCACGAGCAGCTTCTTGGCCTTGCACGCACCGCCATGGCGCAGCAAGCCGCGCAAACCCCGGAACAAATTCAAGATCGTGTGCGCGAGCTGGCCGCACTTCCGTTTCTGAGCCCTCCACCCACACAAAATGACATTCGCGAGGCAGCTCAGCAGATCGAGCGCGAGTTCAAGGTTGTGCTCGGAAGCTCGCACACGATCCAAGCAACTGGTCACCGGCCTTGGTTGCGTGCAAGAAAGCACGAGATCGAGTTTCGCTATTGGGACCGCTACCGCCGCTACCTGATTGCTGAGGGCTTGGGCGAGCCGGTGGTCAACAAGGTCAGCGAGATTACAGACACGATCGTAGACCTGGCGGGCGACCCGAAGATCGAGGGGGCTTGGTCGCGACGCGGTCTGGTCGTCGGGCATGTGCAGAGCGGAAAGACTGCGAATTACCTGGGCGTCATCAACAAGGCGGCGGACGCCGGTTACCGCGTCGTCATCCTGATTGCGGGCGTGCACAACAACCTGCGCTCGCAAACACAGGAGCGGGTCGACTTTGGGTTCGTAGGGCGCGACAGCGATCAATTACTCTCTAAGCAGGCCAACGCAGCCAAGGTGGGAGTCGGTGGCCTTGCCCCGGGATTTACCGCGACCGCCTACACGAGCCGGGCAACAGATTTCAGCAGGCCGAGAGCTGAAGGGCTAGGCATCCCGATCCAGAACAGCCGTGAGCCCGTTATCCTCGTTATCAAGAAGAACCCCGCGATCCTGCGGAACCTCATCGACTGGATCCGCGGGACCAGCACCGAAAGTGGCGGGTTGACACTGCCTATGCTCGTCATCGATGACGAGGCAGACAACGCATCCGTCAACACCTCAAAGGATCCTGAGGCACCGAGGACCATCAATCGCCTGATTCGGGAGCTTTTGAACCTCTCGGCGCGAAATGCCTATATTGGTTACACGGCTACACCGTTCGCCAACATTTTCATTGACCCTGATCAAGAGACCGATGGCCAAGGAAAAGATCTTTTTCCTCGCGACTTCATCGTTGGGCTTGACGCTCCTTCGAACTATGTTGGCGCGCACGACTACTTTCTGTCCGACGACGCGGACTGGTTGACGGTTGACCTTGAAGGAACCGAAGACTGGCTTCCGACGACACACAAGATCACCTGGACCGTCGAAGGGTTGCACGAAACCCTCATCGAAGCGATCGACTGCTTCGTGCTTTCTAAAGCTATCCGGTTCCTCCGTGGTCAGGGGGCCAAGCATCACTCCATGCTGGTCAATGTTTCGCGCTTCACATGCGTCCAAGGTGATGTTGCGCGCGAGATTGATCAGCATCTGACCGGTATGAAGGCATCGATCCAGAACCGCTACGCGTTACCGGTCGAAATTGCGTTGCGGGACCCGTCCATGCATTCCTTGCACAAGACATGGCAAAAGCATTACGCCCATGCGGACGAGGCTTGGGCTGCAATTCAGAGTGAGCTGCATCGAGCAGCTGCCAGCATGTCAGTCGTGCAGGTCAACGCCTCGAAACAGTCTGGCAAACTAGATTACAGAGCCCACGCCGAAACGGGTCTCAATGTAATAGCGGTAGGTGGCAACTCGCTCTCCCGGGGTTTTACCCTGGAGGGGTTGACGGTCAGCTATTTCCTTCGCAACACCCAGATGTATGACACGCTTTTGCAGATGGGGCGGTGGTTTGGCTACCGCGACGGCTTCAGGGATCTCTGCCGATTGTTCCTGCGAGAGGACGCCAGTGACTGGTATGGCTTTATCGCGGGCGCAACTGATGAACTCCGAGACGAAATCCGGCGAATGGAGCTCAATGGTCTGACGCCAATGGATTTTGGCTTTGCGGTGCGCAGTCATCCCGGCACTTTGATGATCACGGCCAAGGACAAGATGCGCACCGCGAAAGACATGGTGCGACAAGTGGGGCTCGCCAACTCGATGGTCGAAACATCGGTGCTGCTGTCGGCCGAGTCATCACGCACTGGCAATATGGCTGCGTTGGAAAGGGTTGTGAGGGCTGCGCAGAGCCTTGGTCCGTCCGAGGCGACAGGAGAGGAGCGAGTTCTCCCGACGCAGATTTTCCGTTCCATCCCGACAGAGCATGTGCTCGATTTCATCGCGTCGTTCGGGGTGCATCCGGGTTTGCTTGAGATGCAGGCCTCACCGCTCTCGGACTACATCCGCAAGCGTGGTTTCGCAGAGTGGGACATCGCGCTTTACTCAAGCAGTCGAGCGATTGGCGATGAGGTCCTGGATGTTCATGGAATAGCGGTTGGCGCGCAGAAGCGTTTTGTACATGATCGGAGAAACGCGCTTCTGGTGTCCGGAACAAAGCGTCGAGTGGCGTCTAGGGGAGCTGAGAAGGTCGGACTGAACCCGCTTCAGATCAGAGAAGCAATCAAGGCTCACGGCTCGGACATCAATGTCCCTGATAAGGCGTACCGCGCACAGCGTTCGCGGCCTCTTTTGATGTTGCACCTGCTGCGCGTCCACCATCGTGACCCAGACACCAAGCCTGACACGCCAGGGGCGATCCACGCTGCCTATGGTCTGAGCTTTCCCGATCTTCCTTCCGGTCAGAAGGAAGAGCTAGTGACCTACGCAGCAAATCTGGTCGCTTACCGGGAGCTGTTCGGCAACAGCGTGGACGAGGACGACGACGAAGAGGCGCCAGCCGATGCATGA
- a CDS encoding PD-(D/E)XK motif protein — MHEDPWARIEPADHLVGHRIAEDHPLAVYWTRRHDGARGVLFKHAHAEQLPTERPLLEGIVVEIGDAPSLSVALYLSDETHHEVFDLMCRDIIEASSRAVDTSHATAAIFRRLDHWQAMLAEGRSNDLTTQQVRGLMGELWFLDQIAARRGVAAGISAYVAPDDHPQDFALPLGLVEVKARLAGSCQQVSISSLDQLEAAGIPLVLLVVEFIPDMEGGSLNDVVDGLNGQANEAGAAWEARLRMSLLRRDYTRSDRYNGQRYRIGAVRAFHVERQFPRLVRSTTDMRVLGASYLLDLTGLGDFEVEPYSTIARLLG, encoded by the coding sequence ATGCATGAGGATCCCTGGGCGCGCATTGAGCCCGCCGATCATCTGGTTGGCCATCGAATTGCCGAGGACCATCCGCTGGCCGTCTACTGGACACGCCGACATGATGGCGCGAGAGGAGTTCTGTTCAAGCATGCCCATGCGGAGCAGTTGCCAACCGAGCGACCCCTGCTGGAGGGCATTGTGGTCGAGATAGGGGACGCGCCGTCGTTGTCAGTAGCGCTCTATCTCAGCGACGAGACGCACCATGAAGTTTTCGATTTGATGTGCAGGGACATCATTGAGGCATCTAGTCGTGCGGTCGACACATCGCACGCCACCGCAGCGATCTTTCGTCGCCTCGATCACTGGCAAGCGATGCTCGCCGAGGGACGAAGCAATGATCTGACTACGCAGCAGGTGCGGGGTCTCATGGGGGAACTGTGGTTCCTAGACCAGATTGCGGCGCGTCGCGGCGTAGCTGCTGGTATCAGTGCTTACGTTGCCCCCGACGATCATCCACAGGACTTCGCACTTCCTCTTGGGCTTGTCGAGGTCAAGGCTAGACTTGCGGGCAGCTGTCAGCAGGTGTCCATCTCCTCGCTCGACCAGCTGGAAGCGGCAGGCATCCCGTTGGTTCTCTTGGTCGTCGAATTCATCCCTGACATGGAGGGTGGGTCCCTCAACGATGTGGTGGACGGGCTAAATGGCCAAGCCAACGAGGCTGGTGCTGCTTGGGAGGCGCGGCTTCGCATGTCGTTGCTGCGGCGGGACTACACGCGCTCCGACCGCTACAACGGACAGCGCTACCGTATTGGCGCCGTGCGCGCATTTCATGTCGAGCGGCAGTTTCCGCGCCTTGTGCGATCGACAACGGACATGCGCGTGCTCGGGGCTTCCTATTTGCTCGATTTGACGGGTCTTGGCGATTTCGAGGTCGAGCCTTATTCCACCATCGCGAGACTGTTGGGTTAG
- a CDS encoding helix-turn-helix domain-containing protein, with the protein MPLPVHVPKKSPRAIFSARIKQARDLRGIPSQRALGVMMGLTKKRASSRVNRYENEASGVDLDGLETLAQALRVPMAYLVAEDEATADILLSLAALSAGERRKLAARLKEEFQTSATPEDVVHGPDEASG; encoded by the coding sequence TTGCCATTGCCGGTTCACGTGCCGAAAAAATCTCCTCGCGCCATCTTCTCTGCCCGCATCAAGCAAGCGCGGGATCTGAGGGGCATCCCGAGCCAACGGGCGTTGGGTGTGATGATGGGATTGACTAAGAAGCGCGCCAGTAGTCGAGTCAACCGCTACGAGAACGAGGCCAGCGGTGTCGATCTGGATGGCCTTGAGACGTTGGCTCAGGCGTTGCGCGTGCCGATGGCATATCTGGTGGCCGAAGACGAAGCTACGGCCGATATTCTTCTCTCCCTCGCGGCGCTCTCGGCCGGAGAGAGGCGCAAGCTAGCAGCTAGGCTTAAAGAAGAGTTCCAGACGTCGGCTACGCCGGAAGACGTAGTGCACGGTCCAGATGAGGCGTCGGGCTGA
- a CDS encoding AIPR family protein, translating into MDEDTLRYRETLLGEIHAEGQAEGDYSRTRFIDRACSLLESAEELTEYHLCRAHTVSAKGGLVQVDAYSFSPSDGVVNLIIAEWSGADFPEPIMTEEARRLVQGAYRFLEGSVHERLSDRWDESSDAHSFSRELFAFATGEEFSKVYIYLVSDRPLGAQTSKTFDLRLGTAEIEVQLWDITRMARVEASSKGREDIRIDFLSEYGRGVPALAAGSDPDGRYTSYMCVIPGGVLAGLYDRFGGRILEQNVRAFLGEGRKVNKGIRETLRTQPEMFFAFNNGLTATAADIELARTEEGDTEIVAATGLQVVNGGQTTASLFWAHKAGVDLSKVQVQMKLSRLAEEGFDDAVHNIARYANAQNAVSASDLFAGHPYFKRLEIQSRETLAAGGANGLGGYWYFERTTGGYRVEQRRRTGTALKVWQMLNPKSQLLTKTDVARYEMTFACQPHLVSAGAQKNIAAFGKTITQLWDQNPEKFDAAYFRRIVGRAILTRSLDALIPKQPWYGGSILRPLSTYTLALMSQRMSELDMEPDYEAIWRSQRAAPEFIDEALRLAELVQPLLKDIPLEQVRNRLITEWVKREGCWTRIESSSLRLDAAFIRTLLPAAVLAKGPVPWHLRAQQLWREGKWKKLHAWNEVEQVLTLDEADLVKWASVATPFSPKGFKLTKLREGYDRALVNGFV; encoded by the coding sequence ATGGACGAGGACACCCTGCGCTATCGCGAAACGCTTCTTGGCGAGATCCACGCTGAAGGACAGGCCGAGGGCGACTACAGTCGAACCCGCTTTATTGACCGAGCCTGCTCGCTTCTCGAAAGCGCCGAAGAACTTACTGAATATCACCTCTGTCGGGCGCATACCGTCAGTGCGAAGGGTGGGCTCGTGCAAGTCGACGCCTACTCGTTTTCGCCTTCGGACGGCGTGGTGAACCTGATCATCGCGGAATGGTCGGGCGCCGACTTTCCCGAACCGATCATGACGGAGGAGGCGCGTCGACTTGTCCAAGGTGCTTACAGGTTCCTGGAAGGCAGCGTGCACGAACGGCTCTCAGACCGCTGGGATGAGAGCAGCGATGCCCATTCCTTCTCGCGGGAGCTCTTTGCATTCGCTACCGGCGAAGAGTTCTCAAAGGTCTACATCTATCTTGTGTCTGACCGTCCGCTGGGTGCGCAGACCTCAAAGACATTCGATCTGCGCTTGGGCACAGCCGAGATCGAGGTGCAGCTCTGGGACATCACGCGCATGGCGCGCGTCGAGGCATCCAGCAAGGGGCGTGAAGACATACGCATCGATTTCCTGTCGGAGTATGGGCGGGGGGTGCCGGCGCTTGCCGCTGGATCGGATCCGGATGGGCGCTACACCTCCTATATGTGTGTGATCCCTGGCGGCGTGCTTGCAGGGCTCTACGACCGTTTTGGTGGGCGCATCCTCGAACAGAATGTGCGGGCATTCCTGGGTGAGGGGCGCAAGGTCAACAAGGGGATCAGGGAAACCCTGCGCACACAGCCAGAAATGTTCTTCGCCTTCAACAACGGCCTGACGGCAACGGCCGCCGATATCGAACTTGCGCGCACAGAAGAGGGCGATACCGAGATCGTGGCGGCCACAGGCCTGCAAGTCGTCAACGGCGGGCAGACGACGGCGTCGCTCTTTTGGGCGCACAAGGCGGGGGTGGACCTGTCGAAGGTGCAGGTCCAGATGAAGCTATCGCGTCTGGCAGAGGAGGGATTTGACGACGCCGTGCATAACATCGCGCGCTACGCCAACGCGCAGAATGCGGTTTCGGCATCCGACCTCTTCGCCGGCCATCCATATTTCAAGCGCCTCGAAATACAGTCGCGCGAGACGCTTGCCGCTGGCGGTGCTAACGGACTGGGCGGCTACTGGTATTTTGAGCGCACCACGGGAGGCTACAGGGTCGAGCAGCGCCGCCGCACCGGGACTGCACTAAAGGTCTGGCAGATGCTCAATCCAAAGTCCCAGTTGCTGACGAAGACCGATGTAGCGCGCTATGAGATGACGTTTGCCTGCCAGCCGCACTTGGTAAGCGCAGGCGCCCAGAAGAACATCGCGGCGTTTGGCAAGACAATTACGCAGTTATGGGACCAGAACCCCGAGAAGTTTGATGCTGCCTACTTCAGGCGCATCGTGGGCCGCGCCATCCTCACCCGCTCTCTCGATGCCCTGATCCCGAAGCAGCCATGGTATGGCGGCTCGATCCTGCGGCCATTGTCGACTTACACACTGGCATTGATGAGCCAGCGGATGAGCGAACTTGATATGGAGCCAGACTATGAGGCGATCTGGCGATCGCAGCGCGCAGCCCCCGAGTTCATCGATGAAGCGCTGCGCTTGGCCGAGCTCGTGCAGCCACTCCTCAAGGACATACCGCTCGAGCAGGTGCGTAACCGCCTCATCACGGAGTGGGTGAAGCGCGAGGGGTGTTGGACGCGTATTGAATCATCGTCCTTGCGGCTCGATGCGGCATTCATCCGCACGCTGCTGCCCGCGGCGGTGCTGGCGAAGGGCCCTGTGCCTTGGCATCTCCGTGCCCAGCAGCTTTGGCGCGAAGGCAAATGGAAGAAGCTCCACGCGTGGAACGAGGTCGAGCAGGTGCTGACGCTTGACGAGGCTGACCTAGTGAAATGGGCCTCAGTCGCAACGCCGTTCTCGCCCAAAGGCTTTAAGCTGACGAAGCTAAGGGAAGGTTACGACCGAGCGCTGGTGAACGGATTCGTCTGA
- a CDS encoding very short patch repair endonuclease, with product MTEKISPETRSRMMAGIRGKNTRPELTIRRWLHADGFRFRLFRRDLPGRPDIVLPRWNVVVFAHGCFWHGHQGCSYFRLPKTRPEFWEGKIRRNSERDHEAIGKLEKAGWRIAVIWECALRKEPEVTLSRLSSFIRSAQQKLELGPG from the coding sequence ATGACTGAGAAAATAAGTCCAGAGACCCGCTCGCGCATGATGGCGGGGATTCGGGGAAAGAATACGAGGCCAGAGTTGACCATCCGGCGTTGGCTGCACGCAGACGGATTTCGCTTTCGATTGTTCCGACGCGATCTGCCTGGCCGTCCCGACATTGTTCTGCCGCGATGGAATGTAGTTGTGTTCGCCCACGGGTGTTTCTGGCACGGTCATCAAGGATGTTCTTACTTTCGCCTGCCTAAAACGCGACCCGAATTCTGGGAAGGCAAGATCAGGCGAAACTCTGAGCGCGACCATGAGGCAATAGGCAAACTGGAAAAAGCAGGTTGGCGCATAGCAGTGATCTGGGAGTGCGCACTACGCAAGGAGCCAGAGGTAACGCTTAGTCGCCTATCCTCATTCATTCGGTCCGCACAGCAGAAGCTGGAACTCGGACCGGGTTAG
- a CDS encoding DNA cytosine methyltransferase, which produces MPAIPVVDIFAGAGGLGEGFAAFGRERSSRAFDLMASAEMDVHAAQTLRTRAFFRQFRPAEVPESYYHYAAGQTPQPWTQATRSQWDAACHEVMQLRLGDPEHDEMLRGRIRTVSAEAEHRGTPWVLVGGPPCQAFSLIGRARNRGKAGYVPEDDERHYLYQHYLTILAKFRPAVFVLENVKGMLSSKLAGQSVFSEMFEGLQRPGGPRGPRYHIEPLVQSLGDGRNWEPRDFVVHAEALGLPQARHRVILIGVLDGAARPISALQPQQERYTVADMTSGLPRLRSNLTDTSFNSWPKFSHKLLRNCASYSRSLHKPTAERLRQLADEALQGDDIGPGERWLEGKTNCKMPAHLEKFISDPRLNGVINHQARAHMASDLMRYGFAAAFTAENGRSPRGCNEFPSQLHPMHRSWFENNRFVDRFKVQRSDAPSSTVTSHIAKDGHYYIHPDALQLRSLTVREAARLQTFPDNYIFEGPAGSQRRQVGNAVPPWLGHQIAGVVQEALS; this is translated from the coding sequence GTGCCTGCAATTCCCGTCGTAGACATTTTCGCGGGTGCCGGCGGCCTCGGCGAGGGCTTCGCTGCCTTCGGACGAGAGCGCTCGTCTAGAGCTTTCGATCTGATGGCGTCCGCGGAGATGGATGTCCACGCAGCGCAGACATTGCGAACTCGTGCTTTCTTCCGCCAGTTTCGGCCAGCAGAGGTGCCAGAGAGCTACTACCACTACGCAGCTGGACAGACGCCGCAGCCTTGGACTCAGGCAACCCGGTCCCAATGGGATGCCGCCTGTCATGAGGTCATGCAATTGAGGTTGGGCGATCCAGAGCACGACGAAATGCTGCGCGGACGTATACGGACTGTTTCGGCCGAGGCCGAGCACCGCGGCACGCCGTGGGTGCTCGTGGGCGGCCCGCCGTGCCAGGCATTTTCCCTCATTGGGCGGGCGCGCAACCGCGGGAAGGCGGGCTATGTGCCCGAAGACGATGAACGGCACTACCTCTACCAGCATTACCTGACTATCCTCGCCAAGTTCCGCCCTGCCGTTTTCGTACTGGAAAATGTAAAGGGCATGCTGTCGTCCAAGTTGGCAGGACAGAGCGTCTTTAGCGAGATGTTCGAAGGCTTGCAGCGGCCGGGCGGCCCCCGCGGCCCCCGCTATCACATAGAGCCCCTTGTCCAGTCGCTCGGCGACGGCAGGAACTGGGAACCTCGTGATTTCGTTGTTCATGCCGAAGCACTCGGACTGCCGCAGGCGCGTCATCGCGTCATCCTGATCGGCGTCCTTGATGGTGCTGCGCGTCCAATTTCGGCACTTCAGCCGCAGCAAGAGCGCTATACGGTTGCCGACATGACCAGCGGCTTGCCGCGCTTGAGGAGCAATCTGACCGATACGTCTTTTAACTCTTGGCCAAAGTTCTCGCACAAGTTACTGCGCAACTGCGCGAGCTACTCGCGATCGCTCCACAAGCCTACGGCCGAGCGTTTGAGGCAGCTTGCCGACGAGGCCCTGCAGGGCGACGACATTGGACCAGGCGAGCGCTGGCTGGAGGGCAAGACGAATTGCAAGATGCCCGCGCACTTGGAAAAATTCATTAGTGATCCACGCCTCAATGGCGTGATCAACCACCAAGCGCGCGCACACATGGCAAGCGACCTGATGCGCTACGGATTTGCAGCTGCGTTCACCGCAGAGAACGGTCGCTCACCACGAGGTTGCAACGAGTTTCCGAGCCAGCTTCATCCTATGCATCGCAGTTGGTTCGAGAACAATCGCTTCGTAGACCGTTTTAAGGTCCAGCGTAGCGACGCTCCGTCATCAACGGTGACCAGTCACATTGCCAAGGATGGGCATTACTACATCCATCCGGATGCACTCCAGCTGCGAAGCCTCACTGTGCGCGAGGCAGCCCGTCTCCAGACCTTTCCCGACAACTACATCTTCGAGGGACCAGCAGGTAGCCAGCGGCGGCAGGTCGGTAACGCTGTGCCTCCGTGGCTGGGGCATCAGATCGCGGGCGTTGTCCAGGAGGCACTGTCGTAA
- a CDS encoding helix-turn-helix domain-containing protein, translating to MALPSTNAMFSRRLKEARLALGISQRELGRRIGLSEDVVSSRVTRYELGTSEPDFATAAKLAKELGVPLAYLLADSDALAEVILVVARMTASEQRRIAAELKAGTKR from the coding sequence ATGGCACTTCCTTCTACCAACGCGATGTTCTCTCGACGCCTGAAAGAGGCGCGCCTCGCATTGGGCATCTCTCAGAGAGAACTCGGCAGGAGGATTGGACTCTCGGAGGACGTGGTGTCTAGCAGAGTTACCCGATACGAGCTTGGTACATCTGAGCCAGACTTTGCCACTGCCGCCAAGTTGGCGAAGGAGCTCGGCGTGCCTCTGGCCTATCTTCTCGCCGATAGCGATGCGCTAGCTGAGGTCATCCTTGTGGTGGCAAGAATGACTGCATCAGAGCAGCGAAGAATAGCTGCAGAGCTGAAGGCCGGAACGAAGCGTTGA